The Populus alba chromosome 13, ASM523922v2, whole genome shotgun sequence genome contains the following window.
AAATCTGCTGCTAAACATCTCGTGCAACTCAAGAGATTGAGCACCACAGAATGCAGAAacatcaaatatttaaattcaaaagaaatagTGGTGAAAGAGGAAACTGAAGGACAAAAACGATTCATATTCTCCTGTGTTCATGAGCCTAAACCCTCTACTCGTGGAATCATGCCCTTTCATTTCCATCTTCGGAGGTGGTGGTCATAAATAAATGCCCAAAAATGAAAATCTTTTCGCACGCAGTCATATTCACACCAAAGCTGGAAAATTGTACTAACAGAGAAGACTTGGAGGCCAGCCATGGATACTGGGAGGACGACCTTAAATTCCACTGTACAAAAGTTGTTCGAGGAGATGGTATGTATTGTTTCCCGGCCAAGGCTTATTTTCTTACCAATGCAGTTGTTTGTATGTCAACTCAAGTCTATGAAGTGATCACTTCTTTAATGCTGTCGTTTTTTACTCAGTTGTACGGTGATGGATGATAAATAAGGACATTAATCCAATAATATTAGTAAGATTTCagtatatgatttatattattttttaatatatttttttaaatgaaagccTTTTAGTCTTAAAATTTACATAGATCCACATtatcttgtacttaatttttatcaaataaataaaaataataaattcgaactcgtgaccgcttgatcATTAAGgtttgatatcatgtcaaaaaaccatcttcaacccaatagtttaaactgttagataaattttcaagatataatttatattattctcttacAATACTGAATGACTTCTTCTTCAGAGATGGCGTCCAGCTCAAGCTCTATAAATACACGCAAGACTTGAGACTTGCAGTCTGTGACCTGTGGATCTGCTTGGAGCTAGTGATTTTTAGTGAAGTTCTGCAAgttttgaaacaaaatatataaacctAGAGTAGTTATCCATCGATCCTAGTTTGCTAAATGATAAGCACATGCCTTCAGATTCTTGGCAGTAACGTCGTGTAGACCTCAAACATCGGGTCATTAATTCTCTTTGAATCTTTTGAATCAAACTCATGATTTGTTATACGTTTGTTCGACTCTTTTCCTGTGAGCTATCAAATGATCCAAAACATGAAGTCTTCGGTCATATAAATCCACTAACTCTACTAGCATGGACGATTGATAATCTAAACTATCTTCATGCTACACTATGCAGCTATTCATAGTGATTATAAGCTTTATCGGCAATATAACGTCATGATCATATATTAGAAAAACTAAATAGTGAGATTtctaaaacagttttttttttttttttgtcaagattCAGACCAAATTATTAATGTTAAGGATTAAAGCCTTTTTGGTCATTGGATTGAGTATAATATATAAGGAGTAGAATGGACTGTTATGAATCCATGCTCCTGTGCGaactccttcatttttttcctgGTGAAAACATATTCTTGAtcattaatgattatttttaggattttaaatttgtggataattagtttttttaacaatcttgatcattgttttttgtttttatcaatcgATAAGAGATAAattgtacatatttttttttatcaataatgctaatttttaggattttaaatttgtggataattgattttttaaagaacttgatcatttttttttttattattgatcaattgagaaGAAATAAATTGTATCTACtttataaactaatttattaCAAACAAAGAAGTAGTTATGCACTTTTGACCACGGATAGTGTATcttacaaataatatttatcatttaatccCTAAAGACTATGATTTgactattatattatattacgCTCATTTGAAAGTTACATTCTAATTAACCAATAAAAAGCATGATTCATGATCAGTCATCTTATCTTCATGAGTACAATTATTAGATctggaattaatttttatgaattatttatttatttattaaaataatattattttagtattcttttaaaaaaaatcttgatattAACCTAGTACGGTTTGTATTGTATTTAACCAAATCAATCGATTTTGGCTACGTCATTGTAAGAGactaattcaaattaaaatgctCCATCCGCAGAAAAGTTGGATTTCTTGAGAGAAGAAGGCACGACTCACCAATGagtcaacaaagaaaaatgctGCTCGGTGGTCCATTTTATTCCCCACTCAAGTTGAGTCATGGTGGCCAATGATTTATGCAAAGGTCAATTTGCAAGAGTTGAATTTGTGCTCAAAAGGGAATTAAAAGATGACCCACTAGCTAGTGCATTGAAATTATATAGGATAGTTGAGTTTTATTCACTTATTGGCTCTATAAAGTATGCTTTTTAAGGAATGGTGTTTTctcgaataaaaataaaataaaattatataggattccaatattaatttcttatattttttccatgttttttcgTAAAGAATATATGGTGCTCATGAAATAGTACTAATAATATcttattcattattttaaaaaggaaaaaaaataaattcaagataaatatataattttctctcatttttatatctgttttttttttttttaaaaaaaaatggatctaagaacaatttatatatatcttattcaTAAAAAGTCGCTCCATTCCTTAATTAAACAATGTCTACTTTGACATCCCCGTTTGTGCATGATCATGAAAGCTGTATTAGCAGTTTGTcaacttctatatatatatatatatatccttgacTCCTTGTAGGTTGGTGGTGAGGACAtgctaaaaatgatttttaaaaagtaaaataatataattttaatatattttaaaaacaatttctacAAATATGTtcccaacaaaaataaatcaattatttcccCAGTTTTCTCAAAAagaatatattcttaaaacaaaaggtaaaatccaaacaaaaatccatcaatttaatataaagaagctcaattattcatataaaatagtCACTCAAATCCATGGTTAATTACATACCAAAGGAAAGAAATTATCACAgtgccacaaaaaaaaaaaaaaaaaaaaaaaaaaccctaaaaatcaaGTCCATCAGAAAAGCCATCGTCATAGGCAGCCATTTCACCAACATCGGAAATCATATCACCAACCAGCAATCCACCAAGCAATCCAGCTCCCAATCCCAAAGCCATGTTTCCTTTACCACTTTTCTTGGGCTTCTGTGGTTGCATCACCGGTGCATACCCACCATAACCGGGTTGTGGTGGATAACCCGGATACCCATGTCCGGGTGCAGGTGGGTATCCACCATAACCATGTTGGGGTGGTGGAGGATACTGATAAGGATAAGGATATGGATAAGGAGCCGCTTGAGGCGGTGGCGCTGGGTAGGCAGAACTTGAACCAGGAGCACCCTGATATCCCGTTGCAGGGTAGGCAGTGACGGGCTCATGATATCCCTTTGCAggagaagcagcagcagcaacatgCTCGCCCGTCTTTTTCGCCTTCTCCGGCGCAGGAGCATTCACTTTCTCGCCAAAATTAAAGGAGAAACTCAACGTTCCTTTCATCTTCCCAGATGGGGTCTTGACAGAATAGCTCATGAGACCACCTTTTCCATCTTTTGAATCCAGTAATTCCTTGACAGGCACAGAAACCACCCCAACTTCTTTATCTCCCATCATTCGCTCAGCTAGAAGCTTGAACTTGATTTGCAAGCGATTTTGTTGAGCAGCGGCTTCGTCGATGT
Protein-coding sequences here:
- the LOC118060762 gene encoding protein SRC2 homolog, whose translation is MECRPLEITVASGKDLKDVNVFGKMDLYCVVSIKGDPHKSKQKQKTHVHKDCGPNPLWNFPMKFNIDEAAAQQNRLQIKFKLLAERMMGDKEVGVVSVPVKELLDSKDGKGGLMSYSVKTPSGKMKGTLSFSFNFGEKVNAPAPEKAKKTGEHVAAAASPAKGYHEPVTAYPATGYQGAPGSSSAYPAPPPQAAPYPYPYPYQYPPPPQHGYGGYPPAPGHGYPGYPPQPGYGGYAPVMQPQKPKKSGKGNMALGLGAGLLGGLLVGDMISDVGEMAAYDDGFSDGLDF